In Corvus moneduloides isolate bCorMon1 chromosome 6, bCorMon1.pri, whole genome shotgun sequence, the sequence acaagagaaacaaataTTAACCACAATGATAATTTGCAGCTCTCTTCTCCTTTAACCTTCATGCTTACTGCTACTTTAACATTACAGAATTTTTAAGGCCTGACAGTCTCTCCAGATACCTTTTCTCGCTGCTTTAGTTCActaattcctttatttttttcccccttcatgCATTCCCTGGTCTCTTTCTCAGGATTCCAAGAGCTTTAAATAactgttctgttttttctttcctatttccTGTCCTTCTATCACTGCTTGCACCATGACACCAGCAGAAGAAGCTCATGAGGAAGGTATGTTATGAACCTACAGGCCCtcatcctttttctctttcagtgctGGGGAAACTGTCAAAAACACTGACATTGTTCAAGAGAAAAGAGAGTATGGGAGGGAAATGATCTCTCTAGATGGATTTCGATGAACATGGAGAAAGGGCTGTATATCAGCCACATCAAATCACcaaaaaggtgttttttcttcttgttccatCTCTGGAGAGTCCAAGGTTCCCAGCATAACAGGGAAGGAGTGGGGACAGGTGCTCTTAGAACAGTGTCAGTTGTGGATTGACTACTGtgcttcttctctttttcttttgtccttcaACCTATGGCCAATGAAGAAGGCGAATACAATGATGGTAGCTCAGTGTTATCTTAGGACAACAAAGTCATCCTTCTAACATCTCACTCTCTTTTATGTGTCTGTTTTTGTTCCTCACTTTATTTTAAACTCAGGAACTGGGCCAAAACATCTCTGCTGCAAAGAATCACTATGCATATCCAATCACCCTTGGGGAGTCATTAGTGTATTGAGAAGCCTCTACATCCTCATTAGGATAGTAGATGGTGAAAATGAAGCTCTAGAAGCTTGCTCTGGACTTGTCTTTTAGCCAGAATCTGTTGTATCATAGCTCTCATCAGCAAAACATCTctatccccccaaaaaatcaggaaagaatCTCTTAAATCGTAGTGGCGTATTTGAAAATGGAGCTGAGCCCTGCATAGCCATGCATCCCTCAGTCAGCCTTAGAAGGTCATGGGCTCCAGGCCTGAATCTATAGAAATGTAAACTTCTGATTAAGCCATGCACTTAAAATTGTCCTAAACATTAAATATGTGAATAAATTTATTCAGATGGGTGGAGCTAAATACAGCCTGGTTGTAATACGTGGTTGAGTGGGTGCTGGAGCACACAGGTAGGGACAAGACTCATTTGAAAGGACCAAATCTAAATGTGTGCAGGGTCAGTGTTGCTCTTGTATAAGATAACTTAGCCCCCTCCTCACCCAGTTTAAATGTATAGAAATGTTCTCATGGAGTTTTAGAAGCTGTTGAAGTAACTGGGTTCTTCCTGACTGCCCCAGCCCCTAGAACACCCAGGCAGCTGCTTCAAAAGACAAAGCCCAATGTCTTGAAAACACCCTGCATTTTATGtgtttccttgttttattttgcttttgtagatttttttttttagttgttgttcttttgttttaattttcttgctcACTTTTCAggcttcttttttaatttagggAAATACCCTGAGGACCTTCCTGAGCCTCTCTCTATCTtcctttttcccattcttttcttttatttttaatagcatattgatttcctttttttcccaaggacaCAGTGTGAGTAAGACATGTTGCTTCTGAGAAGTGGGATTAAGGGGGAGGGCATTTAGGGATTTCTGAGTGAAATAAAGGCAGTTAAGATGGATTCCCAGAGAAGGAGATCACCGTGTGAATATCTCATAGATTGGGCAGGAGAAAGCAAGGGTGGTGGTATTTTGGTGGTGTATTCTCTCTCTGTGCTAAGCCTTTCAGAAACCAGAAACTCAAAGACTCTCTAATCACCAGGGCAGTGAACTTGGATTTGCAGTGTCTCTTGCCATCTTTTGGCAGGGTTGTGTGTGGGGATTTTGTCTCAGCCCCATGGTTCACAGTCAGAATGACCAGAATGTCAGTCAAAATCCGCCCTAGGAACAGGAATTTGCTATGACAATTCCTGCTTGTCAACAAATTTTGGCCCAGTTCCTTGACTTGGTGTCATGAAAGAAGGggcatttcaaaataaatcctATCCCTGGGCTGCTTTTGGTTCATACAGTAGGAACAAAGGCTGGGTCATGCACTGCAGAGGAtagatttttttactgtttattttttaaaaaaatacccctttttctggttttctggaGGTACCTTTAAGAACTCTAACTACAGTTTCTTATTTCAAGAACAACTAaccttaatttttctttttatttttacaattgTTTGTTGGAGTGCTGATTTGTTGGCAGCTGAAACCAAATTCCCTCAGTTATTGACAGACAGGTGTCGATCCTGGCAACCAAGgtcaacaaacaaaaccagtcaTTTCCTATCTactcttccccccccccccccccctttgaAATGTTACTAACTGGTAGATTTAAGCCAAACAGGAATGTCTGTCAAAATTATCTGGGTATGTCATGAAGAAAGGGAATCCTGTATGTATAACATACCTGATAGACTGGTTAAtcacttttcctctctccaggtAAAAGGCAATTTAAGCTAACATGTTAAAAAGCTCACTGGctatttgaaaagcaaaacaaataaaaatacaactgGAGAAATACAGAAGCACACTGTTGGCTaatggtatttttcttcaggAGTGATTTGGGACTTCCTTTATAGTGGAGCAGTCTAAAACACATTTGTAATTAcatgctgtttattttcatagCATTGCTCTGGCATCTAGAGGCCTCAACTGAGATATTTTGGCAGGCAGTGTTCTTGCAGTAAATGAGAAAAGTCTACCCCCTAAAATGTCATTAATGAAATTTGTATGGGAAAGagtgagaaaaaggaaatgttggtttctgattttttttacatatcTCTCACATCTTTCCTCTTGATTATATCAATAATCCATTTCCAACCActctttcaattttttgttATCCAACACCCTTACATCTGATTGCCTCAATAAATCTTTTTCCAGTGTAagttttttgctatttttccctcttataatacttcattttattttttcctagttttttcTATTTGCTATTCTAAATTTTCACCATCAATCCCAAAACTGCTGGATGCAAATAAGCattgaaaaaatataatatcTTTCTATATTATGAACCTGATAACAGGGCTGCACCCACTACTGAAGAGGTTATTTTTACTTGTactttacaatttttttttaccagattCAGTAGGCTGTGAGGTTTTTAACCTCAGTTCCTCCCACTGAGCCAACCCAGGGAGAGTCTTGTACCGCAGAATCCATCGGCATCCCTGAAAGTTCAAATGTAGTGTGTGGTTATGAAAGTCAACCTGGGGCTCTGAGAGAATGGGCCAGAATAAACACACaggtttaatttatttctgtttgtaagAGTAACAGCACTGAACTCGCTGGCATTACGCTGGAGTTAATAGcttaagttttaaaataatagtagGGAGGGGACTTGACCACAAGCACAAATGTTAAGCAAGTAACTCATAAGACCAGCACATGTCCGAGAGCCAGGGAAAGGTCACTTGTTGCAAAAGAACAGTTCTGACTGCTAGAGGGCCCAGGTTGGCAGTCTCTGTGATGGTTTAGCCTGCCTATCAGGGCATTTTGCCTCTCCTGGAAATGAAAAGATCATTCCCCTTAATGCCCGTGGGAATTTTGCATGTACCTCAGCAGGAGAGGATGCTTGCTAAGAGAGGATGGCCTTTCCAAGCTGGGTTTGAGGAGCACCACACAGTGCAGAAGAATAAGCATCTTCCCCATGGCACCAAGGTATCTCAGGGACATGTGCCCTAACGTGTCTTGGAAGCCAATGAACCTGGAGAAAATGTGTGTCATAAAGGTTTTCCCCTCCTGGCCTCCATGTGAGGCATTTGAACAAAACTGGTGAAGCGTAATTATCACTGAGATATAATACTGTGAATTCAACTTACCTTTAACAAAAAAAGTGCTGATTGAAAAAGGCATCGTTTTCTTCTaccctccagcccagctggccTCCTTAGAGCTTTGGTCAGGATGGTTtgagaaaaacagttttgcatTTACACAAAGCCACTGCTTTCCAGATGCTACGTTTGGGACTTTTATACAGTCTCTTGATTATTTTATGCCAAATTCTGTTTCGAGAGTAAAAACAGATTCACTGCAAGCAAAAAgggtgtgtgagtgtgtgtatTTCTTTTGGAAGTGCTTGAGATCTAACCAGTGTCTCTGGATGTTTCCCCTAAGATTaaatttcccttccctccttttaCTTTAGCAGCTGGCGTGATCTCTGTTGTTTTaactttcttcctctttttcctttcctgttttgctACATCCTTCCAAATACAGAGGAGAAGCCCAGAATAAAGTAAGTATGACTGGAAGGGTTTCAAAACCCTGGGATCCTTTTCCTGATCTAGCAGAAGCCCTTAGATTCCCTGTTGGGCAAATGGCCACTAGAAGCCTTTATTCAACTCTCCCTTATGCAACATCCATCTGTTTGTTCCTGCACACCTTTCCAGGATGTCTGCTTCCTTCAGAGGATGCCTTAGCAGGAGTTACTGGCCTGGCCTTAAGACCTGTTCCTGGTAGAATCAGACAACTCGTGGACTGCCTGAGATGCAGAGGTCTCACAGTACCCCAAAATATAGGCAGCTCAACAGGAAATCCTCTCTAGGAGGCCATGGCTGGGAAACTGCCCTTTCCATCCAGGATCACTGACAGTGGGAAAGGTGGCAAATGTTGGGCTGGGCTCAGTCGAGCTTTACTAAGGTTTGCCATGGACCTTCTGCCTCTGGGCCCCAGCACCTTCCCTTGCCACTCTGCCAGCTGCCCAGGATAGAGGGTATAGCCCTGCACAGACAGACTCACAGACCAACATCTTTCCATGTGGTAGGGGACGACCATAGGCTTTGGGAATAAAAAGGGGTTTTAGGGGTAACTCCCTGCCCTGCATGAGCTTCCAGGAAGGACAGGGGTCCTTAGTACTTTCCTGGAGTTGTTTTCTGCAGATGTGCTCTTTCACCCCTCTCTATCTCCACCAACACTCCTCCTTGTCAGCGTGGTTCctgagggcagggcaggatgggctatttaaaaagctgcatattctttcagatgaaaatcctttatttttcttttctttttgttttgcttttgactCTCTGCAGACTAACTGCTCCTAAAATACCAGAGGGTGAGAAAGTAGATTTTGATGTAAGTATTCCTGAGACTTTGTTTGTCCTTTGTACCTGATAATAGACATGAGTTCAAGCCCACATAACTCCTCCTGTATTGGATATTGCTGAGGGTAAAGTCAAAGACAAAAGTATGGTTGATTTGCCACTTGATTTCAGCAAAAGGTTACTCTCTGCTCCCTGAAACTGTCTGAATGCATTCACTGATAATGTCACTAAGCTAAAATcatatatttcttttgtttgtctCCTTGAATCTTTGAAGCTAATATAAGGAAGAGAAAGTAAGTGTTTTAGGGACCTCAGATCCTCTGTCCCATTATTGCAAATGGCTTGAAAGTTGCAGGCCCTCATCGGTTGCTTAGAAACACTAGCTAAAATTACAATAGTAAGTAGAGTTCCAAACACTTTCCTAGAAAGTGGCTAGAGAAATGAATAAATTCTGGTGTTGAAAACctccacagaaatatttgctttgcCCAAAATGCAGGAATATTTTCTAGGTAAGATTTGTATTACAAAGCAAAGAGGAGGCAGCTAAGTATATGAGAAGCGTGTAAGCAAAGCCAGGGATAAAATACGGTGTAGGGGAATGGGAGATTTGGATTCTTTACACTTCTAGGCTCCTGACTGTTGCCTGAATGAGTGTCTGATTGCCAAGAGCCATTTAAGCTAATCCATAGATTTCCATGGAAATCTACAGACACTTTCtacttttgtttctctgtgtatGCAGGGTGCTGGGAATGTCCAGAACATAATACTAGAACAATATGCacttaatgcatttttctgctcttctagGACAtccaaaagaaaaggcagaacaaagACCTGATCGAACTGCAGGCCTTGATTGACAGCCACTTTGAAgccagaagaaaggaagaggaagagctgGTTGCTCTCAAGGAGAGGATTGTAAGTCCGTGTACTGCTGTTTCCCTGTACTAGATTGAGAGATCACCTGTAGATGAGAAGCTGAAACCATTAGTCCACTGTCAGACTTTGACAGAAAGCTGTGCTGCCACCTACAGAAGTGACTGCTCAAGTCATCATCAAATGGCTTCTCCCCCCATCTGTCCCCTCTCTTAGCCCCTTGTTTTATATCTGAGAGTTGTACAAGAGACCCTTCTGCATGTTCTAGAAAGAGAGAAGGTGACTCACGCTCTATGAAACAAAGCTCTTGGTAGTGGGGCGTAACAGTGGAGGCAGGTAAAGCCATGATGATGGTCCAATGCCTCTGCTACTGCTCCCTGCAGGAGAAGCGCAGAGCtgaaagagcagagcagcagagaatcCGGgctgagaaggagaaggagcgTCAGGCAAGGCTTGCGGTAAGtgtctttccttccctctccttgtcTCTGCATCAAACCGGAGAGATTCtctagagacagaaaaaaactacTGGTTCTGCCTGCCTCAGTCTGAAGATGAAATGACCACCCTCTTAAAGCAAGGGCAGAAAACAGGAGTTGCTAATTCTCATCACTGTACTTCTCTGGTCACATTCCTGGCACTGGCTGCTGGGGAAACTGGGACTCTTCCCCTAGAGTAacctcttctgtgtttttccctccacaggaggaaaaggcacggagagaggaagaagatgccaagagaaaagctgaggatgatctgaagaagaagaaggcTCTGTCCTCCATGGGTGCAACATACAGCAGTTATTTGGCTAAGGTAAAAATCATGGATCAATGAAAGAAATATGAGAACATTAAACCCTGGGGTTGACTGGGAACAGTCTTCATTACAAGAGAAAACTGCCCAGCTTTCCTTCTTCTGGATCCCCAGCAACTTGTCTTACTTGCTCTGTCACTGAAATCACTTAATTCAGGCTTAATTTCTGCAGTCTGATGTTAATTGTTATTCTGAAAATAGGCTGaccagaaaagaggaaagaagcaaaCAGCTAGAGAGACGAAGAAGAAGGTCCTGGCAGAGAGGCGCAAGCCCCTGAACATTGACCACCTTAATGAAGACAAGCTGAGGTAACATGTTTATCCTAATTTATGGAATGTAATCTACTGGTATTTGGTTTTActgtcctggagccttctctggTGATAAAATGAGGTAGAGGAGGGGGTCTTCCTTGAAATTCAACATGGGAGACTTATAAGTTGTGCCTTTGCTTAACCTGGAGAATGGAGGAGAGATGGGAATGTAGGGAAGTGCTGAAATGGTTTGGTAGCCCTCTAGTTGTGCTCCTGGCATAGCTCTGTTAGCCTCTCCTGCTAACTAGGATTAGTCATTTCCAGGACTAGCTCTGGGATTAGCTGAACAATCTTACAGACTGGTATCTGTAGCATTCCTAGGGGTGGGTTAATGCTGCTAAGGTATGAATATGGATCTCCATGAAGGCTGGAGGTTTGGAAGCTAAGTGCTCTAGTGCAGAGCAGTCATCAGATGATAGTCTGGACTGCACATGTTGGAGTTTACACATGATTGAAAGATGAAGTTGGCTCACCTCAGCCCTGACACAGATGAGATTGCACAATGGCAACTGCTCTGCTTATCTGTGTGACCTTCAGAGTCCTCCTTCCTTCTTGTCTGATTCCACTGGAGTCTTATCTTTCATTAAGAGTTAGGGGGAAAATTAGAGGAATTATGTTAATGTGTGACACATGCAAGACTGCAAGTCTAAAAGGTTTGAAGCTGAGAGGCCGAGAAAAATGTGACCTTGAAAATGATGAGTAGCTTTCAGGGAACAGAGAGGGTTTACAGGAAGATGTGTGAAcagcattaaataaaattcattattAGTGATGTGAAAACCATGGAAGATATCTGATGTCATGTGTTTCTTCCGCCTTCCTTTCTGCATAAACACACAGGGACAAAGCTAAGGAGCTGTGGGACTGGTTATATCAGCTGGAGACTGAAAAGTATGACTTTACAGAGCagatcaagaggaaaaaatatgagGTGAGTTGAGAGGCCATCTTGCTAGTGGCACAGGGTCCAAAATGTAAAAATCTCTCTGATTCCTCAGGCAAAAGTCATGTTGTGACATTATTTGGGTCTCCAACGACCCTTTGCAATACTTAAGCAGCAAGATGCTTGGAACTGCATTCCCCTACCATACATACTTGAACTGGATTTCACATTTTAGGCTAAAATTGAATAGAACACTTTTAAGGTTTTCAGTGCCCCATGGAAAGGCAATCCCAATGGGAAATGGACTCCCTGCCCTCTCCAGAAACATTGTTCATTCTTGTTTATCTATAGGTAACTGTGGCCTGAAAATCCAGTAACTCTCATTTCATGTACCTCCATTGCAAAGTAATATTTTTAGATCCATCTTTGATTTCAAACTTGAACGTTGTAAATTTATTCCATCCCAGACAGATTACCCGTGGACTGAGCTCTCTGGAGTCACTGAAAACTGTCTCCAGACAGGGCCGTCTGACTGAAGTGTCACATGGTAACAGAAAGTGGACATGTTTCCTTCACACGGTCACTGGACAGGGCTACACTCACCCACATTAGGTTTTAGTGGCTGAGAAATCCTACTGGGTCTCTCTCTGTCTCGCTCTCCTTTTAATTCCCAATCACACAGACATGCTGGCAGGGAGTGAGCAACACCAACGTAACTATCTCAATCTCTCTTAGATTTTAACAATGCGTTGCAGGCTGCAGGAGCTTTCCAAGTTGTAAGTACAATGAACTTGCCTGTgtaacaacagcagcaaaggctACCAAATGCATGAGCCTGCCGCATGGTCAGAGCCAGGTGCCAGATGAGAGCTGGCACTTGGCTCCAagtgcagagagaaaagagaaaaatggatcTTGTGTCTCTCCATccacttcctttttctctccctttccattCTTTGAAAAGATATAAAGTGCTAATTTAGGAAAAGAGTCAAGAGTCCAGCAGGGATTTGGTTAAAGAAATGAGCATGCAATCTACTGAGAGCAcccaaaaataatttcctgtccAAAACTCTGTACCCAAAACCGGGTATTATGTGCATGGGGGCATCACGCTGATGCACCTGGGATATATGCAAAAGCTTAGGGACACATGTAATACCCTGGACTACAGCATATAGAGAATAGTATGGGGTTTGGGAAGCTTCTCCACCTCGTGGCACGAGATCCAAAATGCTGGAGAGGGCTGGCTTAAGGATAACAGATCAAGTAGGTgtggaaaaacaggaaataaggcagtgccaggggagggaTACATGCTGTGGTAGTGAAATCTCTGCATAAACAAAGAGGTGGGTGCCTGCTAATGAAAACCACAGAGAGAAAGTACAAAGAATgaacaaagcagaaggaaaatgcacAGCTAAGATGGGGAAAGTGGAAGAATTAAGGGAAGATGATAGCAGGAACAAATTGAGGAGAAAGGTAAGTGAAAATAGGAAAGAGAATGAAGGAGACACAAGCAAGGATGCAAGGGAGAGACAAAGGAAGGAAGTGGGACACACAGAAGTAGAGCCATTCTTTAGCTCTAGTGTCTGTTGCTCTTTGGTGCTTCATTGGAGTGAGTGTCATAGTCACAATCATAAGGTTATGACTGAAGGTAAGTCTTAAGTGCTTGGGTCACACTGAAGACAACTGGTTCTCCTCCACACTTGGGGAAAATACTTGGTtggaaaaaagcaatttaaactTCTGTGACAAATACTAAAACTTCCACGAGTAAGTACAAAAGCAAGTGATCTGTTGATCTTTCCTTGCTTGTGTTGTCCTGTTCCTGGTAATGTTTCAGTCTCTTACTTTGTTTCCGTTTGCCATGGAAAGATGTGAGCCAGGAATTACCAGTTCTTGGGACAACCAGAATGTatgacttctgtttttctttttttgcacgCTGGGAATGTCAGGTGCGactttaaatattcaaaatttgGGTCATCAGTTCTTGGACCGGCAGAGTCAGTGCAgaattttgaattgcaccaaaagcagaagcaaagcatACATCTTGGCAAGGACATTTCTTTAGTCCAGGAAAACTAAGCAGAACCCTGACTCAGTTACAAATGAGAAGATGAAGGGGCAAAAGAGGGCCCTCTATCACACCCTAGTGTTTTGTAGGCTTTTCCAGTACCTGACTCCCAGGATTTCAGTAGCAAGCCCAGGCCTAAAGACCAAACTGAGTTACTAAGGCTAGAAGGTGTTTATCCTGTGCAAGGTAGGTGTTTGCTTTCCTATGCATCAGGTCATCTTCTCTTATTAAATGAGTGGCTGGGAAAGAGGTGAATGCTACAAGCTCCTTGCCTCCTACTCTGCCAGCCAGCAGAAGGTACTCCAGGAGGATGTGATACCCATCTTCCATTCTTGAGGTCCCCATCCAAAGACCACTGAAGACCTGTGGGCTTACACACTTCCTGATGTATAGGAGTAAGGGAAGAGTGAGAAGGTGAGATTGACACATGCAAGTGCTGGAGCCATCCAAGAGCTTTCCAGTTGGCCAAGGTGACACTCATTCAGGTTCACCTGCCTGCAGTTTGACAAGTGAGTTCAAAGGAGATTAATTTCAATGTGTAGAAACTCTTCTAGTAAGGGTTATAAAATTCTAGCTCTTCTGTCCCTTGACATGTGAAGGTGGCTTGCAGATTTATTACCAAGAAGTAACATTTCTCTCCTTCAACCATGGGTGAGATTTTATTTCACAGGAAGTACTAATTCCTACTACAGGCACCTGTTTTGAGCACTTCAGCAGGTAAAACTCCCCTCTCCTTGAGGGAACAAGGTTTCTTTGTCTCTAAAAACCCTGGTCATATATGTTGTTTGCAGATTGTCACCCTCAGAAACCGGATTGATCAGGCCCAGAAGCAGTAAGTATTTATATCCCCTTCCTACCTCCTGGCTTGGGGATATCTTCTCAGTGTTCAAATGACTCACTTCACCCTcaacactgacattttcttgTTGCAATGAAATGGGGCAAGAGATGGAAGGGCCACTCCCATCCTGCCTCACATTgagaaaatgaaaggcaaaCTGAAGTGAATGTAACAcctaacaagaaaaaaattgtgtttcttcACACCCTATCTTcaaaattttcctctgcttatttttgggtttttcaaGCACCTGTCTGAGGTGCTTTGAATACTTGAGGGAATACAACCCTTGTTTATGAAGGATAAACAAGTGGTTGCTAAGATCATGAGGAATGGTGTGTAACAAGACTAACGTAATGGGATTGTGAGTTCTTTTCACTCATCATCTCTCTGACTTTTCTTCACCACAAGActatttcattacttttttgAGACTAATATCTTTATTCTaggtatttttaatgaatttatgAGACACCAGGGGTAGACAAAGCTTGAGGGTTAGGACATGTAGAAAActaacacacacagagaagtaACTTTAGGGAAGCTAGGGAGGAGAGCTCTCCAGTGGTAGGTTTGATCTTCTCTGTGCGTCTGTATCTATTTAGCAAAGTCATGCCAGGAATGAAGCAGTGGCCTTTGGTGATATCTTTGGATGATAGCAGTTACCAGTTACTGCCTTCCCACTTCCCCAGGACACCCTGACTTATCAAATGAATGTAACACTGGGGATTTGGTAGTCTGTAGATGCCAAACATAAGGCTTGACCTTCCCACGGTATTTTCTGTACAGAGCTGTAGGCTGATGAACCTCAGCAGaatgtgcagctgcaggaggatgcCATGGTTTGTCTGGGTGTTGCTGCTCTTGTGGGGCACTACCACACCACCCACAACAGGGCACACTGCCTGCTTGTTCTCCCAAAAGACAGGATACTCTCTCAGGACATCATTTGAAAAGGTTGCTCTGAGAAGCCCAGAGCTAATGAGATTTCTGTGTGCTTAAATTTCTATCCAAACTAGACAGTATCATTCCAAAGCAGTGCCTGCCAGCGTGTTATACAAGGATCAAATGAGTCTTTTGCTTCAGACTTTATTAAATCTCCTTAAGCACATGATAAATGTTAGGTGTAACATCAAACATCACCGGTGCTTGTGGATATAAAAGGACTCTGCCTTTGTTTGAGGAGCTGTGCAGTTCCTACACTGGGTTTTGAACCTTCAGAAAGGCTGGCAAAAGGGACATAGAGATTAGTTTGAGATAAGCAGAAAGTGCATGCTCTCTTTTATGTAAACCATCAATTTTTTCAAATAGACCAAGCCTGTCTTGGTCAAAGGTAAAGTATCCactatgtgtgtgtgtctgtcacTGTGCTACATCCTTCTGTAAATATGGCTGGTGCTCTTGAACCAATCCATGGGCCAGCACAACAAAAATCTCCCCAGATGTGATGTCCCcgtgtttttcttctccctggagGAACCAGTGGTTCTGAAGAAAGGCCTCTGTTGACAGCAGCACCTTGTGCTTGGTCCCCAACCCCACACTCTGCCATGTCAAAGAGCTGCCCCCGCTTTGCACGTGCTTTGGTTCAAGAAGCAGCCTCatcattttgtgtgtgtgagattGAAGGGTTTGTGGGTTTGCCAAGCCCCACAAACCAAGGTGCTACTAATGGGAAATAGTGCAGAATCTAACTCAACTAACTTCCTGCCGAGCCCCATTCTGAGTTCAGGCTTCTCAGGCAGAAGGTAAGTGGCTTGCATGTAGGATTGCCCTTCTGTGTGCAAGAACTCTTGGAGAGAGTTTGCCTCAGGTGCTTTGAGTGGGGAGTATAGCTGGACTGCTCCCACACACCATGAGCAAGACAGGGATACTGATATGAGAGCAGGCCTAAAAAGTTGTTTGGATTGTTTTGGAGGCTCGTGCTCTCATGATATAAACAGCCACTCTGCCTTTGCTAGAGCAAAGCAATTCTTAGTTGTATTTAAATTAGTGTTCAGCTTTTTGCCTCCACTACTGAATAGAGCATCTGGGGAATTTGATCAGAGCTCTTTCATACTGAGCAAATTTCTCTAGATAGAGCTCTAAATCCTAAAATCTAGACCATAGCAGATTTGTATTCAGAAAACATCAAGTCTGTGGCTGCACAGACCTGTCAGTCAGTTTGGAGACCACCTAGATTTCTACCCTGATAATGCAGGAGCCTGGAAGGGTCCACCTCTTTCAGGCATGCACATCCTGCCTTTCATACTAAGAGCCCCAGGAGGAATGTTTTTCCACAATATCAACAATATCTTTCTCAGGATGTGGTCAATGGCAGGTGTACCCAACATCCGAGAAGTGAAAGCAGCTGAAACCTAATCTAAGAGTCAGAAATGCAGAGTGGACACA encodes:
- the TNNT3 gene encoding troponin T, fast skeletal muscle isoform X45, producing the protein MSDTEEVEQGEEEYEEEEEAQEEAPPPVHEPEEKPRIKLTAPKIPEGEKVDFDDIQKKRQNKDLIELQALIDSHFEARRKEEEELVALKERIEKRRAERAEQQRIRAEKEKERQARLAEEKARREEEDAKRKAEDDLKKKKALSSMGATYSSYLAKADQKRGKKQTARETKKKVLAERRKPLNIDHLNEDKLRDKAKELWDWLYQLETEKYDFTEQIKRKKYEIVTLRNRIDQAQKHSKKAGAKGKVGGRWK
- the TNNT3 gene encoding troponin T, fast skeletal muscle isoform X46 — its product is MSDTEEVEQGEEEYEEEAQEEEEAQEEVHEPEEKPRIKLTAPKIPEGEKVDFDDIQKKRQNKDLIELQALIDSHFEARRKEEEELVALKERIEKRRAERAEQQRIRAEKEKERQARLAEEKARREEEDAKRKAEDDLKKKKALSSMGATYSSYLAKADQKRGKKQTARETKKKVLAERRKPLNIDHLNEDKLRDKAKELWDWLYQLETEKYDFTEQIKRKKYEIVTLRNRIDQAQKHSKKAGAKGKVGGRWK
- the TNNT3 gene encoding troponin T, fast skeletal muscle isoform X33: MSDTEEVEQGEEEYEEEAQEEEEAQEEEVHEPVHEPEEKPRIKLTAPKIPEGEKVDFDDIQKKRQNKDLIELQALIDSHFEARRKEEEELVALKERIEKRRAERAEQQRIRAEKEKERQARLAEEKARREEEDAKRKAEDDLKKKKALSSMGATYSSYLAKADQKRGKKQTARETKKKVLAERRKPLNIDHLNEDKLRDKAKELWDWLYQLETEKYDFTEQIKRKKYEIVTLRNRIDQAQKHSKKAGAKGKVGGRWK
- the TNNT3 gene encoding troponin T, fast skeletal muscle isoform X37, producing MSDTEEVEQGEEEYEEEAQEEEEAQEEAPPPVHEPEEKPRIKLTAPKIPEGEKVDFDDIQKKRQNKDLIELQALIDSHFEARRKEEEELVALKERIEKRRAERAEQQRIRAEKEKERQARLAEEKARREEEDAKRKAEDDLKKKKALSSMGATYSSYLAKADQKRGKKQTARETKKKVLAERRKPLNIDHLNEDKLRDKAKELWDWLYQLETEKYDFTEQIKRKKYEIVTLRNRIDQAQKHSKKAGAKGKVGGRWK
- the TNNT3 gene encoding troponin T, fast skeletal muscle isoform X41: MSDTEEVEQGEEEYEEEEEAQEEEEAHEEVHEPEEKPRIKLTAPKIPEGEKVDFDDIQKKRQNKDLIELQALIDSHFEARRKEEEELVALKERIEKRRAERAEQQRIRAEKEKERQARLAEEKARREEEDAKRKAEDDLKKKKALSSMGATYSSYLAKADQKRGKKQTARETKKKVLAERRKPLNIDHLNEDKLRDKAKELWDWLYQLETEKYDFTEQIKRKKYEIVTLRNRIDQAQKHSKKAGAKGKVGGRWK
- the TNNT3 gene encoding troponin T, fast skeletal muscle isoform X35, whose product is MSDTEEVEQGEEEYEEEAQEEEEAQEEEVHEPAPPPEEKPRIKLTAPKIPEGEKVDFDDIQKKRQNKDLIELQALIDSHFEARRKEEEELVALKERIEKRRAERAEQQRIRAEKEKERQARLAEEKARREEEDAKRKAEDDLKKKKALSSMGATYSSYLAKADQKRGKKQTARETKKKVLAERRKPLNIDHLNEDKLRDKAKELWDWLYQLETEKYDFTEQIKRKKYEIVTLRNRIDQAQKHSKKAGAKGKVGGRWK
- the TNNT3 gene encoding troponin T, fast skeletal muscle isoform X42, whose amino-acid sequence is MSDTEEVEQGEEEYEEEAQEEEEAQEEEEAHEEEEKPRIKLTAPKIPEGEKVDFDDIQKKRQNKDLIELQALIDSHFEARRKEEEELVALKERIEKRRAERAEQQRIRAEKEKERQARLAEEKARREEEDAKRKAEDDLKKKKALSSMGATYSSYLAKADQKRGKKQTARETKKKVLAERRKPLNIDHLNEDKLRDKAKELWDWLYQLETEKYDFTEQIKRKKYEIVTLRNRIDQAQKHSKKAGAKGKVGGRWK